The following coding sequences lie in one Arabidopsis thaliana chromosome 3, partial sequence genomic window:
- a CDS encoding Metal-dependent protein hydrolase (Metal-dependent protein hydrolase; CONTAINS InterPro DOMAIN/s: Metal-dependent protein hydrolase (InterPro:IPR003226); BEST Arabidopsis thaliana protein match is: Metal-dependent protein hydrolase (TAIR:AT5G41970.1); Has 666 Blast hits to 662 proteins in 329 species: Archae - 0; Bacteria - 214; Metazoa - 145; Fungi - 141; Plants - 55; Viruses - 0; Other Eukaryotes - 111 (source: NCBI BLink).), producing the protein MFGSRGLCCSRIWNRSLFLKRSSNFRASFSTKRVGTHNGTFHCDEALACFILRRSNRFSDAQIVRTRDHQVLEKLDAALDVGGVYDPQSERYDHHQKGFSEVFGLGFNTKLSSAGLVYKHYGLEIISKELQLEQRHPDVFRLFLAVYKNFIEAVDALDNGIHQYDTDQPPRYVNNTSLGHRIGRLNLDWIEPDQSSAKEDEAFHRAMELAGSEFLECVHFHAKSWLPARSIVMECLAKRYDIDSSGEIMKLSKQCPWKLHIFELEEEMKIDPPIKYVLYQDDRSENWRIQAVSVSPERFESRKALPLAWRGLEKEKLSEESSIPRCVFVHMSGFIGANQTYEGALAMARASLMA; encoded by the exons ATGTTTGGGTCAAGAGGTCTCTGTTGCAGCAGAATCTGGAAtcgttctctgtttctcaaacGTTCTTCAAACTTCCGAGCTAGTTTCTCTACGAAACGTGTTGGGACCCATAATGGAACATTCCACTGCGACGAAGCTTTAGCTTGCTTCATCCTTCGTCGTTCCAATAGATTCTCCGATGCTCAAATCGTCCGAACCAGAGATCATCAG GTTTTGGAGAAGCTTGATGCGGCACTTGATGTTGGAGGTGTGTATGATCCTCAGAGTGAACGTTATGACCATCACCAGAAAGGATTTAGTGAAGTGTTTGGCCTTGGGTTTAATACTAAACTCAGTAGTGCTGGGCTTGTCTATAAG CATTATGGATTGGAAATAATTTCCAAGGAGCTTCAACTTGAGCAGAGACATCCTGATGTGTTTCGATTGTTTCTAGCTGTGTACAAAAACTTCATTGAG GCAGTAGATGCTTTAGACAATGGTATCCATCAATATGATACTGACCAACCTCCAAGATATGTAAACAATACTAGCCTGGGGCATAGGATTGGAAGATTGAACTTAGACTGGATTGAACCTGATCAGTCTAGTgccaaagaagatgaagcctTTCATCGGGCAATGGAGCTTGCTGGCTCTGAGTTCTTGGAG TGTGTTCATTTTCACGCGAAATCGTGGTTACCAGCTCGGTCAATTGTTATGGAGTGTCTTGCAAAACGGTATGATATAGACTCCAGTGGAGAAATTATGAAGCTCAGTAAACAATGCCCA TGGAAACTCCATATATTCGAGCTCgaggaagaaatgaagatTGATCCTCCAATAAAATATGTTCTTTACCAG GATGATAGAAGCGAAAACTGGAGAATACAAGCAGTTTCGGTTTCACCAGAGAGGTTTGAGAGCCGTAAAGCTTTACCATTAGCATGGAGAGGTTTAGAAAAGGAGAAGCTCTCAGAGGAAAGCTCAATTCCACGCTGTGTTTTTGTGCATATGAGTGGTTTCATTGGTGCAAACCAAACCTATGAAGGTGCCTTAGCAATGGCAAGAGCTTCTTTGATGGCTTAG
- the ABIL2 gene encoding ABL interactor-like protein 2 (ABL interactor-like protein 2 (ABIL2); BEST Arabidopsis thaliana protein match is: ABL interactor-like protein 3 (TAIR:AT5G24310.1); Has 35333 Blast hits to 34131 proteins in 2444 species: Archae - 798; Bacteria - 22429; Metazoa - 974; Fungi - 991; Plants - 531; Viruses - 0; Other Eukaryotes - 9610 (source: NCBI BLink).), whose translation MPASHEASNYDEVSMQQSMLFSDGLQDLKNLRAQLYSAAEYFELSYTTDDKKQIVVETLKDYAVKALVNTVDHLGSVTYKVNDFIDEKVDEVSETELRVSCIEQRLRMCQEYMDHEGRSQQSLVIDTPKFHKRYILPAGEIMTATNLEKLKYFGSSLEDADDWNQFRNAVRATIRETPPPPVRKSTSQSSSPRQPPQRSATFSFTSTIPKKEQDKRSVSPHRFPLLRSGSVATRKSASISRPTTPSKSRSITPIRYPSEPRRSASVRVAFEKDNQKETEQQQPSKSKRLLKALLSRRKTKKDDTLYTFLDEY comes from the exons ATGCCTGCGTCACATGAAGCTTCAAATTACGATGAGGTTTCTATGCAGCAAAGTATGCTCTTCTCTGATGGTCTTCAG GACTTGAAGAATCTGCGAGCGCAGTTGTATTCAGCAGCCGAGTATTTCGAACTATCTTACACAACCGATGATAAAAAGCAGAT TGTTGTAGAGACACTGAAAGACTACGCTGTGAAGGCTCTGGTGAATACAGTTGACCATTTAGGCTCTGTTACATATAAAGTGAATGACTTTATCGATGAAAAAGTCGATGAAGTATCAGAGACCGAGCTGCGAGTATCTTGCATCGAACAG AGGCTAAGAATGTGCCAAGAGTATATGGATCATGAAGGGCGTTCACAGCAATCACTTGTTATTGACACTCCAAAGTTCCATAAACGATACATCTTACCCG CGGGTGAAATTATGACTGCTACAAATCTTGAAAAGCTTAAGTACTTTGGAAGCAGTTTAGAGGATGCAGATGATTGGAACCAATTCCGAAATG CTGTTCGTGCTACAATCCGGGAAACGCCTCCACCACCTGTTAG AAAATCAACATCTCAGAGTTCATCTCCACGGCAACCACCTCAACGATCAGCAACCTTTTCGTTTACCTCTACCATtccaaagaaagaacaag ATAAGAGATCAGTTTCACCGCATCGGTTTCCACTACTAAGATCTGGATCAGTCGCTACCAGGAAGTCAGCATCAATCAGCCGACCAACGACACCAAGCAAGAGCAGATCTATAACTCCTATACGG TATCCATCAGAACCAAGAAGATCGGCTTCGGTCCGAGTCGCATTCGAGAAAGATAAccagaaagaaacagagcagcAACAACCGAGCAAGAGCAAACGATTGCTCAAGGCTTTGCTTAGTCGACGCAAAACCAAGAAAGATGACACTCTCTACACTTTCTTGGACGAATACTGA
- a CDS encoding uncharacterized protein (FUNCTIONS IN: molecular_function unknown; INVOLVED IN: biological_process unknown; LOCATED IN: endomembrane system; BEST Arabidopsis thaliana protein match is: proline-rich family protein (TAIR:AT3G49300.1); Has 18 Blast hits to 18 proteins in 3 species: Archae - 0; Bacteria - 0; Metazoa - 0; Fungi - 0; Plants - 18; Viruses - 0; Other Eukaryotes - 0 (source: NCBI BLink).): protein MLSKMKLVVLMSFLLLLPLCSSGFGEGHGVTHTNQYSLNNLEESIPTIMDYPEPGPNPIHDPTKPGYGRPPPPPPKMN from the exons atgCTTTCAAAGATGAAGCTGGTGGTTCTCATGTCGTTCTTGCTTCTGCTTCCATTGTGTTCATCGG GATTTGGAGAGGGCCATGGAGTTACTCACACCAACCAATATTCCTTAAACAAT CTTGAGGAGAGTATCCCCACGATCATGGATTATCCAGAACCAGGCCCTAACCCAATACATGATCCAACGAAACCCGGTTATGGTCGTCCTCCGCCACCTCCACCAAAGATGAACTAA
- a CDS encoding Major facilitator superfamily protein (Major facilitator superfamily protein; LOCATED IN: endomembrane system; EXPRESSED IN: 22 plant structures; EXPRESSED DURING: 13 growth stages; CONTAINS InterPro DOMAIN/s: Protein of unknown function DUF791 (InterPro:IPR008509), Major facilitator superfamily, general substrate transporter (InterPro:IPR016196); BEST Arabidopsis thaliana protein match is: Major facilitator superfamily protein (TAIR:AT4G27720.1); Has 829 Blast hits to 822 proteins in 293 species: Archae - 12; Bacteria - 438; Metazoa - 97; Fungi - 59; Plants - 151; Viruses - 0; Other Eukaryotes - 72 (source: NCBI BLink).), translated as MEVFYYLVFGVMAAVVAALELSKTNKDRINTSSSFNSFKNNYLLVFSIMMAGDWLQGPYVYYLYSTYGFGKGDIGQLFIAGFGSSMLFGTIVGSLADKQGRKRACVTYCIVYILSCITKHSPQYKVLMVGRILGGIATSLLFSAFESWLIAEHNKRNFEQQWLSLTFSKAVFLGNGLVAILSGLFGNLLVDTFSFGPVAPFDAAACFLAIGMAIILGTWSENFGDPSDSKDLLTQFKVAAIAIASDEKIALLGAIQSLFEASMYTFVFLWTPALSPNDEEIPHGFVFATFMLASMLGSSLAARLMSRSSLRVENYMQIVFLVSAASLLLPITTSVLVTPSKVKDEGLSLTSSIQLLGFCVFESCVGIFWPSIMKMRSQYIPEEARSTIMNFFRVPLNIFVCIVLYNVDAFPITIMFGMCSIFLFVASILQRRLMVISEKPKAEDWSPMKERNSEVDPLTL; from the exons ATGGAGGTTTTCTACTACTTGGTGTTTGGAGTCATGGCTGCCGTAGTGGCAGCGTTGGAGCTTAGCAAGACGAACAAGGATCGGATCAACACTTCGTCTTCCTTCAATTCATTCAAGAACAATTACCTCCTCGTTTTCTCTATTATGATGG CTGGGGATTGGCTTCAGGGTCCTTATGTGTATTACCTTTACAGCACTTATGGTTTTGGAAAAGGAGATATTGGTCAGCTATTCATTGCTGGTTTTGGTTCGTCAATGTTGTTTGGAACTATTGTTGGATCTCTGGCTGACAAACA GGGTCGAAAGAGGGCATGTGTTACATACTGTATAGTTTACATACTAAGTTGCATCACCAAGCACTCTCCACAgtacaaagttttgatggttgGCCGTATCTTGGGTGGTATTGCTACATCTCTCTTGTTTTCTGCTTTCGAGTCCTGGCTAATTGCAGAGCACAATAAG AGGAACTTTGAGCAACAGTGGCTGTCACTTACATTCTCTAAGGCTGTATTTCTTGGAAACGGTCTGGTGGCTATCCTTTCGGGATTGTTTGGCAATCTTCTTGTTGACACTTTTTCCTTTGGTCCTGTTGCTCCCTTTGACGCCGCTGCGTGCTTTCTTGCAATTGGAATGGCGATCATATTGGGAACATGGTCTGAGAATTTTGGAGATCCATCTGACAGCAAAGACTTGCTGACTCAGTTCAAAGTTGCTGCCATAGCAATTGCTTCAG ATGAAAAGATTGCATTGCTGGGCGCTATTCAGTCTCTATTCGAAGCCTCGATGTACACCTTTGTTTTCCTCTGGACACCAGCTCTTAGCCCAAACGATGAAGAAATTCCACATGGCTTCGTCTTTGCAACCTTCATGTTAGCCTCAATGTTGGGAAGCTCCCTTGCAGCTCGTCTCATGTCTCGCTCATCTCTCAGAGTCGAAAACTACATGCAAATTGTCTTTCTAGTCTCGGCtgcttcacttcttcttcccattACAACAAGT GTCTTGGTGACACCGTCAAAGGTGAAAGACGAAGGATTGTCGTTAACTAGCTCCATTCAGCTGCTTGGTTTCTGTGTTTTTGAGTCTTGTGTCGGAATATTTTGGCCTTCGATAATGAAGATGAGGTCGCAGTATATACCTGAAGAAGCACGAAGCACCATAATGAATTTCTTCCGTGTTCCACTCAACATCTTTGTCTGCATCGTCTTGTACAAC GTGGACGCATTTCCGATCACAATCATGTTTGGTATGTGCTCAATCTTCCTCTTCGTAGCCTCCATATTACAACGGCGGCTTATGGTCATCTCTGAAAAGCCAA AGGCAGAAGATTGGAGTCCGATGAAGGAGCGAAACTCGGAAGTTGATCCTCTTACCCTCTGA
- a CDS encoding Metal-dependent protein hydrolase, whose protein sequence is MFGSRGLCCSRIWNRSLFLKRSSNFRASFSTKRVGTHNGTFHCDEALACFILRRSNRFSDAQIVRTRDHQVLEKLDAALDVGGVYDPQSERYDHHQKGFSEVFGLGFNTKLSSAGLVYKHYGLEIISKELQLEQRHPDVFRLFLAVYKNFIEAVDALDNGIHQYDTDQPPRYVNNTSLGHRIGRLNLDWIEPDQSSAKEDEAFHRAMELAGSEFLECVHFHAKSWLPARSIVMECLAKRYDIDSSGEIMKLSKQCPVS, encoded by the exons ATGTTTGGGTCAAGAGGTCTCTGTTGCAGCAGAATCTGGAAtcgttctctgtttctcaaacGTTCTTCAAACTTCCGAGCTAGTTTCTCTACGAAACGTGTTGGGACCCATAATGGAACATTCCACTGCGACGAAGCTTTAGCTTGCTTCATCCTTCGTCGTTCCAATAGATTCTCCGATGCTCAAATCGTCCGAACCAGAGATCATCAG GTTTTGGAGAAGCTTGATGCGGCACTTGATGTTGGAGGTGTGTATGATCCTCAGAGTGAACGTTATGACCATCACCAGAAAGGATTTAGTGAAGTGTTTGGCCTTGGGTTTAATACTAAACTCAGTAGTGCTGGGCTTGTCTATAAG CATTATGGATTGGAAATAATTTCCAAGGAGCTTCAACTTGAGCAGAGACATCCTGATGTGTTTCGATTGTTTCTAGCTGTGTACAAAAACTTCATTGAG GCAGTAGATGCTTTAGACAATGGTATCCATCAATATGATACTGACCAACCTCCAAGATATGTAAACAATACTAGCCTGGGGCATAGGATTGGAAGATTGAACTTAGACTGGATTGAACCTGATCAGTCTAGTgccaaagaagatgaagcctTTCATCGGGCAATGGAGCTTGCTGGCTCTGAGTTCTTGGAG TGTGTTCATTTTCACGCGAAATCGTGGTTACCAGCTCGGTCAATTGTTATGGAGTGTCTTGCAAAACGGTATGATATAGACTCCAGTGGAGAAATTATGAAGCTCAGTAAACAATGCCCAGTAAGTTAA
- a CDS encoding proline-rich family protein (proline-rich family protein; FUNCTIONS IN: molecular_function unknown; INVOLVED IN: biological_process unknown; LOCATED IN: endomembrane system; EXPRESSED IN: 10 plant structures; EXPRESSED DURING: 4 anthesis, C globular stage, petal differentiation and expansion stage; BEST Arabidopsis thaliana protein match is: unknown protein (TAIR:AT3G49305.1); Has 1521 Blast hits to 483 proteins in 110 species: Archae - 0; Bacteria - 184; Metazoa - 340; Fungi - 49; Plants - 786; Viruses - 24; Other Eukaryotes - 138 (source: NCBI BLink).), producing the protein MLSKIKPVVLMSFLLLFPLCSSGFREGHGVTHTDQNSLNKVEESIPTIMDYPEPGPDPKHDPTKPGYGFPPPPPPPLSPPPPPKMN; encoded by the exons atgctttCAAAGATAAAGCCGGTGGTTCTCATGTCGTTCTTGCTTCTGTTTCCATTGTGTTCTTCGG GGTTTAGAGAAGGCCATGGAGTTACTCACACCGACCAAAATTCCTTAAACAAG GTTGAAGAGAGTATTCCAACGATCATGGATTATCCGGAACCAGGTCCAGACCCGAAACACGATCCAACAAAACCCGGTTATGGTTTTCCTCCCCCACCGCCACCGCCACTGTCACCGCCACCGCCACCGAAGATGAACTAA
- a CDS encoding uncharacterized protein (Expressed protein; FUNCTIONS IN: molecular_function unknown; INVOLVED IN: biological_process unknown; LOCATED IN: endomembrane system; BEST Arabidopsis thaliana protein match is: proline-rich family protein (TAIR:AT3G49300.1); Has 35333 Blast hits to 34131 proteins in 2444 species: Archae - 798; Bacteria - 22429; Metazoa - 974; Fungi - 991; Plants - 531; Viruses - 0; Other Eukaryotes - 9610 (source: NCBI BLink).), with amino-acid sequence MKLVVLFSFLLMFSLCSSGFKEDLGAIHIDQYSSDKIKNSIENLMDYPGPNEPGRRYPGRPHGPHAPRPRMKKKNP; translated from the exons ATGAAGTTGGTGGTTCTCTTCTCGTTCTTGCTCATGTTTTCATTGTGTTCTTCAG ggtttaaggAGGACCTTGGTGCTATTCATATCGATCAATATTCCTCAGACAAG ATTAAAAATAGTATTGAGAATCTGATGGACTATCCTGGTCCCAACGAACCTGGACGACGTTATCCTGGACGTCCACATGGACCACATGCCCCGCGTCCtaggatgaagaagaagaacccatAG